From Crassaminicella indica, one genomic window encodes:
- the rbsB gene encoding ribose ABC transporter substrate-binding protein RbsB — MKKLVALMLVVLVAMGVFAGCGKQEKEASNKIGLVISTLNNPFFVSLKEGAEEKAKDLGYELVVLDSQNDPNKELSNVEDLVTQGVSVILINPTDSDAVGNAVKVANKAGIPVITLDRGANKGEVVTHIASDNIAGGKMAGDFIVEKLENKGKVVELEGIAGTSAARDRGQGFNDAIKASDIEVVAKQTANFDRTQGLSVMENILQAQPEINAVFAHNDEMALGAYEAIKASGRDILVVGFDATDDAVKSVKNGEMAATVAQQPKLIGSLGVENAVKVIKGEAVESFIPVELKLITK, encoded by the coding sequence GTGAAAAAATTAGTTGCTTTAATGTTGGTTGTGCTAGTGGCTATGGGTGTTTTTGCAGGATGCGGGAAGCAGGAGAAAGAAGCATCTAACAAAATCGGTTTAGTAATTTCTACACTAAACAATCCGTTCTTTGTTAGCTTAAAGGAAGGTGCAGAAGAGAAAGCTAAAGATTTAGGATATGAATTAGTTGTTTTAGATTCACAAAACGATCCAAACAAAGAACTTTCAAACGTAGAAGATTTAGTTACTCAAGGGGTATCAGTGATCTTAATAAATCCTACAGATTCAGATGCAGTAGGCAATGCAGTAAAAGTTGCAAACAAAGCAGGTATTCCAGTAATTACTTTAGATAGAGGAGCTAATAAGGGTGAAGTAGTAACTCATATAGCTTCAGATAATATTGCTGGTGGAAAAATGGCTGGAGATTTTATTGTTGAAAAGCTAGAAAATAAAGGAAAGGTTGTTGAATTAGAAGGTATTGCAGGAACTTCTGCTGCTAGAGATCGTGGTCAAGGATTTAATGATGCGATTAAAGCATCTGATATTGAAGTAGTAGCAAAACAAACTGCAAACTTTGACCGTACACAAGGGTTATCTGTTATGGAGAATATATTACAAGCTCAACCGGAAATTAATGCAGTATTTGCACACAACGATGAAATGGCTTTAGGTGCTTATGAAGCTATTAAAGCTTCTGGAAGAGATATTTTAGTAGTTGGCTTTGATGCAACAGATGATGCAGTAAAATCAGTAAAGAATGGAGAAATGGCTGCAACTGTAGCACAACAGCCAAAATTAATTGGTTCTTTAGGTGTTGAAAATGCTGTAAAAGTTATTAAAGGAGAAGCAGTAGAAAGCTTTATTCCAGTTGAACTTAAGCTGATAACTAAATAA
- the rbsC gene encoding ribose ABC transporter permease gives MKESKKELLIKYKSVIGLILFSLIISIINPRFMRISNILNVLRQTSINSIIAAGMTFVILTGGIDLSVGSILAITGAVVATLISSGMNVFIAILIGIAIGAIIGILNGLVISKGKIQPFIATLAMMTLVRGYTLVYTDGKPISTGDSPIADLFSEMGSGDFLGIPIPIYIMIIVFAVGYYVLKHTPLGRYVYALGGNEEATKLSGINIDRIKLYVYGISGALAALAGMIITARLSSAQPQAGTGYELDAIAAVVLGGTSLAGGDGSILGTIVGALIIGILNNALNLMDVSSYYQLLVKGFVILIAVLLDRKKNK, from the coding sequence ATGAAAGAAAGTAAAAAAGAACTTTTGATAAAATATAAATCTGTTATAGGACTTATTCTATTTTCTCTGATTATTTCTATAATCAATCCTAGATTTATGCGTATATCAAATATATTAAATGTGCTTAGACAAACTTCAATTAATTCGATTATTGCAGCAGGTATGACTTTTGTTATATTAACAGGTGGTATTGATCTTTCTGTAGGATCGATATTGGCAATTACAGGTGCTGTTGTGGCTACATTAATATCTAGTGGAATGAATGTTTTTATAGCAATTTTGATAGGAATAGCCATTGGAGCTATTATTGGTATATTGAATGGTCTAGTGATCAGCAAGGGAAAGATTCAGCCATTTATCGCAACTTTAGCTATGATGACTTTAGTACGTGGTTATACTTTAGTATACACAGATGGAAAGCCAATAAGTACAGGAGATTCACCAATAGCAGATTTGTTTTCAGAAATGGGTTCTGGTGATTTCTTAGGAATTCCTATTCCTATATATATTATGATTATTGTTTTTGCAGTAGGTTATTATGTCCTAAAGCATACACCTTTAGGAAGATATGTTTATGCCTTAGGGGGAAATGAAGAAGCAACAAAGCTATCTGGAATAAATATTGATAGAATTAAGCTTTATGTATATGGGATTAGTGGGGCTTTAGCAGCTTTAGCTGGTATGATTATCACAGCTAGATTATCTTCTGCACAACCACAAGCTGGTACAGGATATGAACTAGATGCAATTGCAGCAGTAGTTTTAGGAGGAACAAGCTTGGCTGGAGGTGACGGTAGTATTTTAGGTACTATCGTAGGTGCATTAATCATTGGTATTTTAAATAATGCTCTTAACTTAATGGATGTTTCTTCATATTATCAATTGTTAGTGAAAGGTTTTGTTATATTAATTGCGGTTTTATTAGACCGCAAAAAAAATAAATAA